In the Populus trichocarpa isolate Nisqually-1 chromosome 1, P.trichocarpa_v4.1, whole genome shotgun sequence genome, one interval contains:
- the LOC18095556 gene encoding uncharacterized protein LOC18095556 isoform X4, translating to MADAAGLMEAAGARFSSLELIGRGSFGDVYKAFDKELDKEVAIKVIDLEESEDEIEDIQKEISVLRQCRSPYITEYYGSYLHQTKLWIIMEYMAGGSVADLLQSGPPLDEMSIACILRDLLHAIEYLHNEGKIHRDIKAANILLSENGDVKVADFGVSAQLTGTVSRRKTFVGTPFWMAPEVIQNSEGYNVKADIWSLGITAIEMAKGEPPLADLHPMRVLFIIPRENPPQLDEHFSRPMKEFVSFCLKKVPAERPTAKELLRHRFIRNARKSPRLLERIRERPMYQIKDAETPRNGPIGIGEGFDTVKVVRDLRADGTVRASGQGKPFKNAGWDFSIGGSQTTGTIRSAARPPQESLELSYGKDARDPYHDDHQDNSYDDDDLSVSGSGTVVIRTPKGYQSSALFRDQNNASSSTSTSFEDASTSGTVVFRGQHDESDSPRTHKSRLGMQERTSSSSLEDSALNLAEARAALQGGLRKVNARERFVPSNNNRYGLENRRREQLTNSSDSSSSREYFDAPKAFPRSQQASNVEESARIASASLSVLLIPSLKEAVADDSERALFHAVTNSLVNMERVKPGSCDIFVRSLLQQLASSKESSLRDLQELAAHLLSKGKTTPEETQNGNTDVDSRKKQPTKEFNSNANLSPLARFLLSRWQGQVSRDVNPT from the exons ATGGCTGATGCAGCTGGGTTAATGGAGGCCGCTGGGGCTAGATTTAGTTCGTTGGAGTTGATCGGGAGAGGATCGTTTGGCGATGTTTATAAAGC GTTTGATAAGGAGCTTGACAAAGAAGTTGCTATCAAAGTTATTGATTTGGAAGAATC tgaggatgaaattgaagacatTCAAAAG GAAATTTCTGTTTTGCGACAATGTCGTTCTCCATACATCACAGAGTACTATGGATCCTATCTTCACCAGACGAAACTATGGATAATTATGGAGTACATGGCTGGTGGATCTGTTGCTGACCTA CTGCAGTCAGGTCCTCCACTGGATGAAATGTCAATTGCTTGTATTTTACGGGACTTGCTGCATGCTATTGAATATTTACATAATGAAGGAAAAATTCACAGAGATATTAAAg CTGCAAACATATTGTTGAGCGAGAATGGTGATGTTAAG GTTGCAGATTTTGGCGTTTCTGCACAGTTAACTGGAACAGTATCGAGGAGAAAG ACTTTTGTAGGAACACCATTCTGGATGGCTCCAGAGGTGATTCAGAATTCAGAAGGATATAATGTGAAG GCAGATATTTGGTCTCTAGGGATAACTGCTATTGAGATGGCAAAAGGGGAACCTCCACTTGCTGATCTTCATCCTATGAGGGTTCTCTTTATCATACCTCGAGAAAATCCACCACAG CTGGATGAACACTTTTCTCGTCCTATGAAAGAGTTCGTCTCGTTCTGTTTAAAGAAAGTTCCTGCCGAG AGGCCAACTGCTAAGGAACTTCTAAGGCATCGGTTTATTAGAAATGCTAGAAAGAGCCCAAGGCTTTTGGAAAGAATAAG AGAGCGTCCAATGTACCAGATAAAGGATGCAGAAACCCCCAGAAATGGTCCAATAGGAATAGGGGAAGGTTTTGATACTGTGAAGGTTGTAAGAGACTTGAGGGCTGATGGAACTGTTCGAGCCAG CGGTCAGGGAAAGCCCTTCAAAAATGCTGGATGGGACTTCAGCATTGGTGGATCACAGACTACAGGAACCATTAGAAGTGCTGCAAGACCACCTCAg GAATCACTGGAATTATCCTATGGTAAAGATGCTAGGGATCCATATCATGATGATCATCAGGATAATTCCTATGATGAT GATGATTTGTCCGTGAGTGGATCAGGAACTGTTGTCATACGGACTCCTAAAGGATATCAGTCATCTGCCTTGTTTCGAGATCAAAACAATGCG TCTAGCAGCACATCGACTTCTTTTGAAGATGCTTCTACCAGTGGAACAGTTGTTTTCCGTGGCCAACATGATGAATCTGATTCTCCTCGGACTCATAAATCCAGATTAGGAATGCAAGAGAGAACTTCAAGTTCCTCACTGGAGGACAGTGCTCTAAATCTTGCCGAG GCAAGGGCCGCGCTTCAAGGAGGGTTGAGGAAAGTAAATGCTAGAGAAAGGTTTGTACCAAGCAATAATAATAGATATGGGCTGGAGAACAGAAGAAGAGAGCAATTGACAAACAGCTCTGATTCTTCCAG TTCTCGTGAATACTTCGATGCACCAAAAGCTTTTCCAAGATCACAGCAAGCCAGCAATGTTGAAGAAAGTGCAAGAATAGCATCAGCATCTTTGTCAGTTTTGCTTATCCCATCCTTAAAAGAG GCTGTTGCTGATGATTCAGAAAGAGCACTTTTTCATGCAGTCACAAATTCGCTTGTAAATATGGAGCGGGTAAAGCCTGGATCTTGTGATATCTTTGTCAGAAGTTTGCTTCAGCAGTTGGCAAG TTCGAAAGAATCTTCACTGAGAGATCTGCAGGAGCTTGCAGCTCACCTATTAAGCAAGGGCAAGACAACCCCTGAAGAAACACAAAATGGAAATACAGATGTTGATAGCAGGAAAAAGCAACCGACCAAGGAATTTAATTCAAATGCCAATTTAAGTCCTCTTGCGAGATTTCTGCTCTCAAG ATGGCAAGGCCAAGTTTCACGAGATGTCAATCCAACTTGA
- the LOC18095556 gene encoding uncharacterized protein LOC18095556 isoform X1 has translation MADAAGLMEAAGARFSSLELIGRGSFGDVYKAFDKELDKEVAIKVIDLEESEDEIEDIQKEISVLRQCRSPYITEYYGSYLHQTKLWIIMEYMAGGSVADLLQSGPPLDEMSIACILRDLLHAIEYLHNEGKIHRDIKAANILLSENGDVKVADFGVSAQLTGTVSRRKTFVGTPFWMAPEVIQNSEGYNVKADIWSLGITAIEMAKGEPPLADLHPMRVLFIIPRENPPQLDEHFSRPMKEFVSFCLKKVPAERPTAKELLRHRFIRNARKSPRLLERIRERPMYQIKDAETPRNGPIGIGEGFDTVKVVRDLRADGTVRASGQGKPFKNAGWDFSIGGSQTTGTIRSAARPPQVREKKTDISYNKDTQRRASESGNHLLSASGNALQESLELSYGKDARDPYHDDHQDNSYDDDDLSVSGSGTVVIRTPKGYQSSALFRDQNNASSSTSTSFEDASTSGTVVFRGQHDESDSPRTHKSRLGMQERTSSSSLEDSALNLAEARAALQGGLRKVNARERFVPSNNNRYGLENRRREQLTNSSDSSRSSREYFDAPKAFPRSQQASNVEESARIASASLSVLLIPSLKEAVADDSERALFHAVTNSLVNMERVKPGSCDIFVRSLLQQLASSKESSLRDLQELAAHLLSKGKTTPEETQNGNTDVDSRKKQPTKEFNSNANLSPLARFLLSRWQGQVSRDVNPT, from the exons ATGGCTGATGCAGCTGGGTTAATGGAGGCCGCTGGGGCTAGATTTAGTTCGTTGGAGTTGATCGGGAGAGGATCGTTTGGCGATGTTTATAAAGC GTTTGATAAGGAGCTTGACAAAGAAGTTGCTATCAAAGTTATTGATTTGGAAGAATC tgaggatgaaattgaagacatTCAAAAG GAAATTTCTGTTTTGCGACAATGTCGTTCTCCATACATCACAGAGTACTATGGATCCTATCTTCACCAGACGAAACTATGGATAATTATGGAGTACATGGCTGGTGGATCTGTTGCTGACCTA CTGCAGTCAGGTCCTCCACTGGATGAAATGTCAATTGCTTGTATTTTACGGGACTTGCTGCATGCTATTGAATATTTACATAATGAAGGAAAAATTCACAGAGATATTAAAg CTGCAAACATATTGTTGAGCGAGAATGGTGATGTTAAG GTTGCAGATTTTGGCGTTTCTGCACAGTTAACTGGAACAGTATCGAGGAGAAAG ACTTTTGTAGGAACACCATTCTGGATGGCTCCAGAGGTGATTCAGAATTCAGAAGGATATAATGTGAAG GCAGATATTTGGTCTCTAGGGATAACTGCTATTGAGATGGCAAAAGGGGAACCTCCACTTGCTGATCTTCATCCTATGAGGGTTCTCTTTATCATACCTCGAGAAAATCCACCACAG CTGGATGAACACTTTTCTCGTCCTATGAAAGAGTTCGTCTCGTTCTGTTTAAAGAAAGTTCCTGCCGAG AGGCCAACTGCTAAGGAACTTCTAAGGCATCGGTTTATTAGAAATGCTAGAAAGAGCCCAAGGCTTTTGGAAAGAATAAG AGAGCGTCCAATGTACCAGATAAAGGATGCAGAAACCCCCAGAAATGGTCCAATAGGAATAGGGGAAGGTTTTGATACTGTGAAGGTTGTAAGAGACTTGAGGGCTGATGGAACTGTTCGAGCCAG CGGTCAGGGAAAGCCCTTCAAAAATGCTGGATGGGACTTCAGCATTGGTGGATCACAGACTACAGGAACCATTAGAAGTGCTGCAAGACCACCTCAggttagagaaaagaaaacagatatTTCATACAATAAGGATACCCAAAGAAGAGCTTCAGAGAGTGGTAATCATTTGTTGTCTGCATCTGGAAATGCACTTCAGGAATCACTGGAATTATCCTATGGTAAAGATGCTAGGGATCCATATCATGATGATCATCAGGATAATTCCTATGATGAT GATGATTTGTCCGTGAGTGGATCAGGAACTGTTGTCATACGGACTCCTAAAGGATATCAGTCATCTGCCTTGTTTCGAGATCAAAACAATGCG TCTAGCAGCACATCGACTTCTTTTGAAGATGCTTCTACCAGTGGAACAGTTGTTTTCCGTGGCCAACATGATGAATCTGATTCTCCTCGGACTCATAAATCCAGATTAGGAATGCAAGAGAGAACTTCAAGTTCCTCACTGGAGGACAGTGCTCTAAATCTTGCCGAG GCAAGGGCCGCGCTTCAAGGAGGGTTGAGGAAAGTAAATGCTAGAGAAAGGTTTGTACCAAGCAATAATAATAGATATGGGCTGGAGAACAGAAGAAGAGAGCAATTGACAAACAGCTCTGATTCTTCCAG AAGTTCTCGTGAATACTTCGATGCACCAAAAGCTTTTCCAAGATCACAGCAAGCCAGCAATGTTGAAGAAAGTGCAAGAATAGCATCAGCATCTTTGTCAGTTTTGCTTATCCCATCCTTAAAAGAG GCTGTTGCTGATGATTCAGAAAGAGCACTTTTTCATGCAGTCACAAATTCGCTTGTAAATATGGAGCGGGTAAAGCCTGGATCTTGTGATATCTTTGTCAGAAGTTTGCTTCAGCAGTTGGCAAG TTCGAAAGAATCTTCACTGAGAGATCTGCAGGAGCTTGCAGCTCACCTATTAAGCAAGGGCAAGACAACCCCTGAAGAAACACAAAATGGAAATACAGATGTTGATAGCAGGAAAAAGCAACCGACCAAGGAATTTAATTCAAATGCCAATTTAAGTCCTCTTGCGAGATTTCTGCTCTCAAG ATGGCAAGGCCAAGTTTCACGAGATGTCAATCCAACTTGA
- the LOC18095556 gene encoding uncharacterized protein LOC18095556 isoform X2 has protein sequence MADAAGLMEAAGARFSSLELIGRGSFGDVYKAFDKELDKEVAIKVIDLEESEDEIEDIQKEISVLRQCRSPYITEYYGSYLHQTKLWIIMEYMAGGSVADLLQSGPPLDEMSIACILRDLLHAIEYLHNEGKIHRDIKAANILLSENGDVKVADFGVSAQLTGTVSRRKTFVGTPFWMAPEVIQNSEGYNVKADIWSLGITAIEMAKGEPPLADLHPMRVLFIIPRENPPQLDEHFSRPMKEFVSFCLKKVPAERPTAKELLRHRFIRNARKSPRLLERIRERPMYQIKDAETPRNGPIGIGEGFDTVKVVRDLRADGTVRASGQGKPFKNAGWDFSIGGSQTTGTIRSAARPPQVREKKTDISYNKDTQRRASESGNHLLSASGNALQESLELSYGKDARDPYHDDHQDNSYDDDDLSVSGSGTVVIRTPKGYQSSALFRDQNNASSSTSTSFEDASTSGTVVFRGQHDESDSPRTHKSRLGMQERTSSSSLEDSALNLAEARAALQGGLRKVNARERFVPSNNNRYGLENRRREQLTNSSDSSSSREYFDAPKAFPRSQQASNVEESARIASASLSVLLIPSLKEAVADDSERALFHAVTNSLVNMERVKPGSCDIFVRSLLQQLASSKESSLRDLQELAAHLLSKGKTTPEETQNGNTDVDSRKKQPTKEFNSNANLSPLARFLLSRWQGQVSRDVNPT, from the exons ATGGCTGATGCAGCTGGGTTAATGGAGGCCGCTGGGGCTAGATTTAGTTCGTTGGAGTTGATCGGGAGAGGATCGTTTGGCGATGTTTATAAAGC GTTTGATAAGGAGCTTGACAAAGAAGTTGCTATCAAAGTTATTGATTTGGAAGAATC tgaggatgaaattgaagacatTCAAAAG GAAATTTCTGTTTTGCGACAATGTCGTTCTCCATACATCACAGAGTACTATGGATCCTATCTTCACCAGACGAAACTATGGATAATTATGGAGTACATGGCTGGTGGATCTGTTGCTGACCTA CTGCAGTCAGGTCCTCCACTGGATGAAATGTCAATTGCTTGTATTTTACGGGACTTGCTGCATGCTATTGAATATTTACATAATGAAGGAAAAATTCACAGAGATATTAAAg CTGCAAACATATTGTTGAGCGAGAATGGTGATGTTAAG GTTGCAGATTTTGGCGTTTCTGCACAGTTAACTGGAACAGTATCGAGGAGAAAG ACTTTTGTAGGAACACCATTCTGGATGGCTCCAGAGGTGATTCAGAATTCAGAAGGATATAATGTGAAG GCAGATATTTGGTCTCTAGGGATAACTGCTATTGAGATGGCAAAAGGGGAACCTCCACTTGCTGATCTTCATCCTATGAGGGTTCTCTTTATCATACCTCGAGAAAATCCACCACAG CTGGATGAACACTTTTCTCGTCCTATGAAAGAGTTCGTCTCGTTCTGTTTAAAGAAAGTTCCTGCCGAG AGGCCAACTGCTAAGGAACTTCTAAGGCATCGGTTTATTAGAAATGCTAGAAAGAGCCCAAGGCTTTTGGAAAGAATAAG AGAGCGTCCAATGTACCAGATAAAGGATGCAGAAACCCCCAGAAATGGTCCAATAGGAATAGGGGAAGGTTTTGATACTGTGAAGGTTGTAAGAGACTTGAGGGCTGATGGAACTGTTCGAGCCAG CGGTCAGGGAAAGCCCTTCAAAAATGCTGGATGGGACTTCAGCATTGGTGGATCACAGACTACAGGAACCATTAGAAGTGCTGCAAGACCACCTCAggttagagaaaagaaaacagatatTTCATACAATAAGGATACCCAAAGAAGAGCTTCAGAGAGTGGTAATCATTTGTTGTCTGCATCTGGAAATGCACTTCAGGAATCACTGGAATTATCCTATGGTAAAGATGCTAGGGATCCATATCATGATGATCATCAGGATAATTCCTATGATGAT GATGATTTGTCCGTGAGTGGATCAGGAACTGTTGTCATACGGACTCCTAAAGGATATCAGTCATCTGCCTTGTTTCGAGATCAAAACAATGCG TCTAGCAGCACATCGACTTCTTTTGAAGATGCTTCTACCAGTGGAACAGTTGTTTTCCGTGGCCAACATGATGAATCTGATTCTCCTCGGACTCATAAATCCAGATTAGGAATGCAAGAGAGAACTTCAAGTTCCTCACTGGAGGACAGTGCTCTAAATCTTGCCGAG GCAAGGGCCGCGCTTCAAGGAGGGTTGAGGAAAGTAAATGCTAGAGAAAGGTTTGTACCAAGCAATAATAATAGATATGGGCTGGAGAACAGAAGAAGAGAGCAATTGACAAACAGCTCTGATTCTTCCAG TTCTCGTGAATACTTCGATGCACCAAAAGCTTTTCCAAGATCACAGCAAGCCAGCAATGTTGAAGAAAGTGCAAGAATAGCATCAGCATCTTTGTCAGTTTTGCTTATCCCATCCTTAAAAGAG GCTGTTGCTGATGATTCAGAAAGAGCACTTTTTCATGCAGTCACAAATTCGCTTGTAAATATGGAGCGGGTAAAGCCTGGATCTTGTGATATCTTTGTCAGAAGTTTGCTTCAGCAGTTGGCAAG TTCGAAAGAATCTTCACTGAGAGATCTGCAGGAGCTTGCAGCTCACCTATTAAGCAAGGGCAAGACAACCCCTGAAGAAACACAAAATGGAAATACAGATGTTGATAGCAGGAAAAAGCAACCGACCAAGGAATTTAATTCAAATGCCAATTTAAGTCCTCTTGCGAGATTTCTGCTCTCAAG ATGGCAAGGCCAAGTTTCACGAGATGTCAATCCAACTTGA
- the LOC18095556 gene encoding uncharacterized protein LOC18095556 isoform X3, with the protein MADAAGLMEAAGARFSSLELIGRGSFGDVYKAFDKELDKEVAIKVIDLEESEDEIEDIQKEISVLRQCRSPYITEYYGSYLHQTKLWIIMEYMAGGSVADLLQSGPPLDEMSIACILRDLLHAIEYLHNEGKIHRDIKAANILLSENGDVKVADFGVSAQLTGTVSRRKTFVGTPFWMAPEVIQNSEGYNVKADIWSLGITAIEMAKGEPPLADLHPMRVLFIIPRENPPQLDEHFSRPMKEFVSFCLKKVPAERPTAKELLRHRFIRNARKSPRLLERIRERPMYQIKDAETPRNGPIGIGEGFDTVKVVRDLRADGTVRASGQGKPFKNAGWDFSIGGSQTTGTIRSAARPPQESLELSYGKDARDPYHDDHQDNSYDDDDLSVSGSGTVVIRTPKGYQSSALFRDQNNASSSTSTSFEDASTSGTVVFRGQHDESDSPRTHKSRLGMQERTSSSSLEDSALNLAEARAALQGGLRKVNARERFVPSNNNRYGLENRRREQLTNSSDSSRSSREYFDAPKAFPRSQQASNVEESARIASASLSVLLIPSLKEAVADDSERALFHAVTNSLVNMERVKPGSCDIFVRSLLQQLASSKESSLRDLQELAAHLLSKGKTTPEETQNGNTDVDSRKKQPTKEFNSNANLSPLARFLLSRWQGQVSRDVNPT; encoded by the exons ATGGCTGATGCAGCTGGGTTAATGGAGGCCGCTGGGGCTAGATTTAGTTCGTTGGAGTTGATCGGGAGAGGATCGTTTGGCGATGTTTATAAAGC GTTTGATAAGGAGCTTGACAAAGAAGTTGCTATCAAAGTTATTGATTTGGAAGAATC tgaggatgaaattgaagacatTCAAAAG GAAATTTCTGTTTTGCGACAATGTCGTTCTCCATACATCACAGAGTACTATGGATCCTATCTTCACCAGACGAAACTATGGATAATTATGGAGTACATGGCTGGTGGATCTGTTGCTGACCTA CTGCAGTCAGGTCCTCCACTGGATGAAATGTCAATTGCTTGTATTTTACGGGACTTGCTGCATGCTATTGAATATTTACATAATGAAGGAAAAATTCACAGAGATATTAAAg CTGCAAACATATTGTTGAGCGAGAATGGTGATGTTAAG GTTGCAGATTTTGGCGTTTCTGCACAGTTAACTGGAACAGTATCGAGGAGAAAG ACTTTTGTAGGAACACCATTCTGGATGGCTCCAGAGGTGATTCAGAATTCAGAAGGATATAATGTGAAG GCAGATATTTGGTCTCTAGGGATAACTGCTATTGAGATGGCAAAAGGGGAACCTCCACTTGCTGATCTTCATCCTATGAGGGTTCTCTTTATCATACCTCGAGAAAATCCACCACAG CTGGATGAACACTTTTCTCGTCCTATGAAAGAGTTCGTCTCGTTCTGTTTAAAGAAAGTTCCTGCCGAG AGGCCAACTGCTAAGGAACTTCTAAGGCATCGGTTTATTAGAAATGCTAGAAAGAGCCCAAGGCTTTTGGAAAGAATAAG AGAGCGTCCAATGTACCAGATAAAGGATGCAGAAACCCCCAGAAATGGTCCAATAGGAATAGGGGAAGGTTTTGATACTGTGAAGGTTGTAAGAGACTTGAGGGCTGATGGAACTGTTCGAGCCAG CGGTCAGGGAAAGCCCTTCAAAAATGCTGGATGGGACTTCAGCATTGGTGGATCACAGACTACAGGAACCATTAGAAGTGCTGCAAGACCACCTCAg GAATCACTGGAATTATCCTATGGTAAAGATGCTAGGGATCCATATCATGATGATCATCAGGATAATTCCTATGATGAT GATGATTTGTCCGTGAGTGGATCAGGAACTGTTGTCATACGGACTCCTAAAGGATATCAGTCATCTGCCTTGTTTCGAGATCAAAACAATGCG TCTAGCAGCACATCGACTTCTTTTGAAGATGCTTCTACCAGTGGAACAGTTGTTTTCCGTGGCCAACATGATGAATCTGATTCTCCTCGGACTCATAAATCCAGATTAGGAATGCAAGAGAGAACTTCAAGTTCCTCACTGGAGGACAGTGCTCTAAATCTTGCCGAG GCAAGGGCCGCGCTTCAAGGAGGGTTGAGGAAAGTAAATGCTAGAGAAAGGTTTGTACCAAGCAATAATAATAGATATGGGCTGGAGAACAGAAGAAGAGAGCAATTGACAAACAGCTCTGATTCTTCCAG AAGTTCTCGTGAATACTTCGATGCACCAAAAGCTTTTCCAAGATCACAGCAAGCCAGCAATGTTGAAGAAAGTGCAAGAATAGCATCAGCATCTTTGTCAGTTTTGCTTATCCCATCCTTAAAAGAG GCTGTTGCTGATGATTCAGAAAGAGCACTTTTTCATGCAGTCACAAATTCGCTTGTAAATATGGAGCGGGTAAAGCCTGGATCTTGTGATATCTTTGTCAGAAGTTTGCTTCAGCAGTTGGCAAG TTCGAAAGAATCTTCACTGAGAGATCTGCAGGAGCTTGCAGCTCACCTATTAAGCAAGGGCAAGACAACCCCTGAAGAAACACAAAATGGAAATACAGATGTTGATAGCAGGAAAAAGCAACCGACCAAGGAATTTAATTCAAATGCCAATTTAAGTCCTCTTGCGAGATTTCTGCTCTCAAG ATGGCAAGGCCAAGTTTCACGAGATGTCAATCCAACTTGA